One region of Bacteroidota bacterium genomic DNA includes:
- a CDS encoding proton-conducting transporter membrane subunit, with product MNVIVLILTILFAGAALSFFAKKITPQASSVVSFVAILSATLLFFLSGKPDAVNFNLGSFDLEWQLSDFGYIFAVIVLVLATLISLYSISYMKGMPHLGYFNSNFMLSVASMMGIVLSSDFISLFIFWEIMTWSSYLLVIYKGRQETSKIGIKYIIFSAVGAYAMLTAIVLINARVGTTNISEAIELGALGAENILIPILLLIGFSVKAATMPLHVWAPGAYSESPMSFTALFSGALSKMGVLGISIVFSALMLDVEFVLSAIVLQQIIMWLGGITAVVATLYALIQQDAKRLLAYSSVGQLGYITIGLASGTKLGVMAGLFMAVMHAAIKAVLFMAVGAVERQVGTTDMTKISGLIKKMPYTFFATLVAIIALAGVPPVGGFVGKWMLYESLITSNSYFLVVLIFFSSTAAFLYSYRILFGLFLGQEEDNVKNVKEAPITMVAPMVVLSIFLIVAGTFPGIVFEPLASGMAYLGYVDVNWNMSVLQNVWGNEVHLESISTIIGIVFVLAVVFITLKGYKKTRQVSTKDISTSGEIPWEHENMNYQQDFFKPFERAFSGMYKGDMGKFWVELGCALGSLANFVRKIYTGNGQTYAIYVVSFLALLLLILNK from the coding sequence ATGAATGTGATAGTTTTAATATTAACCATATTATTTGCAGGAGCGGCTTTAAGCTTCTTCGCAAAGAAGATTACACCGCAGGCAAGTTCTGTAGTTTCCTTTGTTGCAATTTTATCAGCTACTCTTCTGTTTTTCTTATCGGGGAAACCGGATGCTGTCAATTTCAATTTAGGAAGTTTTGATCTCGAATGGCAGTTGAGCGATTTTGGATACATATTTGCAGTAATAGTTTTGGTTCTTGCAACATTGATTTCTCTTTACTCAATAAGTTATATGAAAGGAATGCCGCATCTGGGGTATTTCAATTCTAACTTCATGTTGAGTGTGGCTTCAATGATGGGAATAGTTTTAAGTAGCGATTTCATTTCTCTGTTTATTTTTTGGGAGATAATGACATGGTCGTCTTATTTATTGGTAATATATAAAGGACGCCAGGAAACGAGTAAAATAGGAATAAAGTATATAATATTTAGTGCTGTTGGAGCCTACGCAATGTTAACAGCAATAGTGCTGATAAATGCCAGAGTAGGTACAACCAACATCAGTGAAGCTATAGAATTGGGAGCTCTCGGAGCAGAAAATATTTTAATACCAATTTTATTGTTGATAGGATTCTCAGTAAAAGCTGCTACAATGCCATTGCATGTTTGGGCACCCGGTGCATATTCAGAGTCGCCAATGTCTTTTACTGCATTGTTCTCAGGAGCTTTATCAAAAATGGGAGTTTTAGGTATTTCCATAGTATTTTCGGCACTGATGCTTGATGTTGAATTTGTATTGTCGGCAATAGTTCTTCAACAAATAATAATGTGGCTGGGAGGAATCACAGCAGTAGTTGCTACGCTTTATGCACTTATACAGCAAGATGCCAAAAGGTTGCTTGCTTATTCTTCGGTAGGTCAGTTAGGATATATAACAATTGGTCTTGCTTCCGGTACAAAACTGGGTGTGATGGCCGGACTGTTTATGGCAGTAATGCATGCCGCAATAAAAGCTGTTTTGTTTATGGCTGTTGGTGCGGTGGAACGCCAGGTAGGAACTACCGATATGACTAAGATATCCGGTCTGATAAAGAAAATGCCATATACGTTTTTTGCAACTTTGGTAGCTATAATTGCTTTGGCAGGTGTACCACCTGTAGGTGGCTTTGTTGGTAAATGGATGTTGTATGAATCATTGATCACTTCAAACAGCTATTTCCTGGTAGTACTTATTTTCTTTTCGAGTACGGCTGCATTTTTATATAGTTATAGAATATTATTCGGGTTGTTTTTAGGGCAGGAAGAAGATAACGTTAAGAATGTGAAGGAAGCACCAATTACTATGGTGGCTCCGATGGTAGTTTTATCGATTTTCTTAATTGTGGCAGGTACTTTTCCCGGAATTGTTTTCGAACCTTTAGCTAGTGGAATGGCATATTTAGGATATGTAGATGTGAATTGGAATATGAGTGTGCTTCAAAATGTTTGGGGCAATGAGGTTCATCTGGAAAGCATTAGCACAATCATTGGAATAGTGTTTGTATTGGCTGTTGTTTTCATCACATTGAAAGGCTACAAAAAAACACGACAAGTATCTACAAAAGATATATCAACTTCCGGAGAAATTCCCTGGGAGCATGAGAATATGAATTACCAACAGGATTTCTTTAAACCTTTTGAACGTGCATTTTCAGGAATGTATAAAGGTGATATGGGTAAATTTTGGGTGGAACTGGGATGTGCACTGGGTTCATTGGCAAACTTTGTAAGGAAAATATATACGGGTAACGGTCAAACTTATGCAATTTATGTTGTGAGTTTCCTGGCTCTGTTGCTATTAATTTTGAATAAATAA